A region of the Pseudomonas sp. J452 genome:
TGGGCAAAGGCCTTACCGGCCTCTTGCAGGTTGCCATTGGCCAGGTTGACCTCACCGAGCCAGTACTGGGCATTGCCGGCGTACTGGCTGCTCGGGTATTTGCGCAGGAAGGCGCCGAAGGCCTGGCTGGCCTTGTCGAAATCCTTGGCTTTGATCAGGTCGAAGGCAGCGTCGTAATACAGCTTTTCCTTCGCCGGGTCGGCCGGCTCATTGCTCGCAGGCTGTGCTGGAGCTTGCTGGGCCGGAGCCGTTGGAGCACCGCCGGCGTTGATCGCGCCGTCGGCAGGGGAATTTTGGGTAGGAGCTGCGGCGCCAGCGGCACCACCAGCCAGACGGCTGTCCATATCTTGGTAACGCGCCAAGCTTTCTTGCTTGAGACGCTCAATCTCGTTCTGCTGTTCTTCAACCATGCCACGCAGCGAAGCAATTTCTTGCTGCATCTGCTGCAACTGCATGAACAGCTCACCCTGCGCCGAGGCCGGGGCCGTAGCCCCGCCCCCAGCGTAGGCGCCATTCGTGCCGTAACCCACCGGCGGATAACTGCTAGCACCGTAACCGGCACTACTATCCACCACGGGAACCTCGGCCACTGCCGCAAGCGGCAGGGCGAGAACCAGAGAGGCTACGACACGAAGGCACTTTTGCATGGCGAATTACTTACGCAGTTCGACGCGACGGTTCTGAGCCCAGGACTGCTCTTCGGTGCCAGTGGCAACCGGACGCTCTTCGCCGTAGGAAACCAGTTCCAGCTGAGCCGGGGAAACGCCCTGCAGAACCAGGTAGCGCTGTACGGCCTGAGCACGACGCTCGCCCAGAGCCATGTTGTACTCGCGGGTGCCGCGCTCGTCGGTGTGGCCTTCCAGAACGACGCGAGCGCCGTTGCCTTTCAGGTCCTTGGCGTGTACGTCCAGAGCGCGCATGGCTTCCGGCTTCAGGTCGGAGCTGTCGTATTCGAAGTAGAAGGTGGTGATGGCGCGCAGAGCAGCTTCTTCGCTCAGAGCGCTGTCCATGCCATTGGCGTTGGCGTCGTAGCCAGCGTTCGGGTCGGTGGCGCCTTCGCCAGCGTTGTCGCCGCCTTTGGACGAGCAACCAACGGTAACGGCCAGAGCCAGGCCCAGTGCAGCAAATTTCAGCATTTCCATGGTGTAACTCCTAATGGTTTCTAGGTGTGTTTAAAGCAAAGTTTTGTTACCGCATCAGTTCAGGTAGGGGGACCAGGACGGTTCCCTCACATCACCTTGCGCGGTGGGAATCGGGAGTCTGGCGCGCCCGTTGGTAGACACGAGCATCAGCACTCCGCGGCCCTGCTGGCGGGTGGCGTAGATTAACATGGTGCCATTGGGCGCGACAGTAGGAGAGTCGTCCAGACTGGTCTCGGAGAGGATGCGCGGAGCGGAGCCGGCACGGGTCAGATCCTGCGCCGCCACTTTGAAGTTGGTGAAGCCATCCTGACGATGGATCATCACCAGCATCTTCTCGTCAGCCGAGAGTTTCGGGTTGGCGTTGTAGTTACCGATGAAGGTCACGCGCTGCGCCTCGCCACCGGCGATGTTCTGCTTGTAGATCTGCGGCTTGCCGGCACGGTCCGAGGTGAAGTACAGGGTCTGGCCATCCTTGCCCCAGAAGGGCTCGGTATCGATGGCGTAGTGATTGGTCACGCGCTGCAGCTGACGGCTGCCGAGGTTCATCACGTAGATTTCCGGGTTGCCGTCCTTGGACAGCACGAACGCCAGGCGATTGCCATCCGGCGACCAGGCCGGTGCGCCGTTAAGGCCCTGGAAGTTGGTGATCTGCTCGCGGCGACCGGTGTCGATGTGCTGCACGAAGATGCGCGGGCGGCGCTGCTCGAACGACACATAGGCAATACGACGGCCATCCGGCGCATAGCGCGGCGAGAGAATCGGCTCGCGCGACTGCAGCAGGGTCACACCACGGGCACCGTCATAGTCGGAGCGCTGCAGGGTGTAACGGGTGTTGTTGACCGAAAAACGCTCGGCGGTGACGTAGAGCATCTTGGTGGAGAAAGCGCCCTTGATGCCGGTCAGTTTTTCGAACGACTGGTCGGCCACATGGTGGGCCATGTCGCGCAGCTGATCCGGCGTACCGGTCACATTGCCGGCCGCGACCTGTTGCTGACTGGCCACGTTGAACAGGGCGAACTGCACCTGCAGGCGGCCACCGGTCGGCGCGATGCTGCCGACCAGTACGTACTGGGCGCCCAGGGCCTGCCAATCGCGGTAGATGATCTCGCCGGCCTGGGTCGGCAGGCTGATCATGTTCTGCCGGGGAATCGGCTCGTACATACCGGAGTTGCGCAGGTCATTACCGATGATATCGGCCATGTCCTCGGGCAGCACGGTGCCGCCCTGCCAGCCAAACGGCACTACGGCAATCGGGATGGCCCGGTTGACCCCATCGGTTACGGAGATGTTCTTTTCATCGGCGACAGCCAGGCCGGCTACGCAGCAGAGAACAACAAGCAACCCTCGAAGAATATTGATCACAGGTCCAGATCCTCTGGTGTAAACGTCATTTTGAACGAGCGATAGGGTGCGAAGTCGGCAGGGCTGATGCCCTGCATCTCAGGAATCTGACCCACGTTACGCACTGCAGTTACCGCCGAACTATCGAAGGCAGCATCACCACTGGAGCGCAATACCGAAGCATTGCTGATGATGCCACCAGGCAGCATATTTACTTGTACGGTCACACTCATGCCATTTCGGGCAGAGGGCGGACGACTCCAACGGCCAGACACTTCTTTGCGAATCAGATCATCGAAGTTACCCGCCACCTGATCACCAACTTCATCGGCCAGCGCCTGCTGACGCTCGGTGGTATCGGACAGCAACTCGGCCAATGCCTGTGCTTTCTTGTCCTCTGCCGCCTTGCGTGCCGCTTCCTGAGCCTTTTTCTTGGCATCAGCGGCAGCCGCCTTTTTCTTGGCGTCTTCCGCGGCTTTCTTCTTCGCTGCTTCGGCCGCCTTTTTCTTGGCTTCCTCGGCGGCTTTCTTCTTCTCTTCCTCGGACTTTTTCTTGGCGATATCGGCGAGCTTCTTCTGCTCGGCCTTCTTGGCTTCTTCCGCCTTCTGCGCCTCGGCCTTCTTATCGGCCACTTCCGCCTGTTTGGCTGCCTCGGCTTGCTTTTGTTCCGCAGCCTCCTGCTTCTTCTGCTCTTCCTTCTTCGCCTCGAGCTGCTCCTGCTCATACTGACGCGCCGCGGTTTTCTTGGCTTCGCCGGCAACCTTCTGATTGGTCTGGGTGGTGGCCTGACTCTGCGATTTCAGCTGATACAGGGTTGCCTGGACGATCGGTTTGGCCGGCGGCAGCTCAGGAGCAAACTGAAAGCTGACGAACAGCATGGCAAACATCAGGGCGTGCAGAGCCACGGCCCAGATGGTTGGCCAGAAATAGCTTTCCGAGGAGGAGCGAGCGCTCTGCTGCATCAGGGGGCCTCGGTGATCAGCCCGACGTTACCCACGCCAGCCTGCTGCAAACCGCCCATCACCGCCATTACCGAGCCGTAATCGACCGCCTTGTCACCGCGCACGAAGACCTGCACCTTTTTACCCTGGCTGGCGTTCTGGCTCATGATCGCGGTGACTGCCTGCACCAGCGCGGGCAGTTCGAGCGCGGTCTCGCTCTGCTTACCCTGATCCGGATCAACTTCCTCGCCCATGTTCCAGTAGTAGGTCTTGTCGGCCTTGATGGAAACGGTCAGCACGCGGGAGTTGTTGTCCTGCGGCAAGGCCTCGCTGGAGACCTTGGGCAAGTCAACCTTGACGCCCTGGTTGAGCATCGGCGCGGTCACCATGAAGATCACCAGCAGCACCAGCATCACGTCGATATAAGGCACGACGTTCATCTCGGCGACTGGCTTGCGTCTATTGCGAATTCTGGCCATGGGCAGCCTCAGTCCTCGCTGGTGTGCACTTTGCGGTGCAGGATCGCCTGGAACTCGTCAGCGAAGGTGTAGTAACGACTGATCAGACGCTCGCCTTGCGCGGAGAAACGGTTGTAGGCGATAACCGCCGGGATGGCGGCGAACAGGCCGATGGCGGTGGCGATCAGCGCTTCGGCAATGCCCGGGGCCACGGTGGCCAGGGTGGCCTGCTGCACCTGAGCCAGACCGCGGAAGGAGTTCATGATGCCCCACACGGTACCGAACAGGCCGATGTACGGGCTGGTCGAGCCGACGGTGGCGAGGAATGGCAGGCTCTGCTCGAGCTTCTCTTCCTCACGCGAGATGGCCACGCGCATGGCCCGTGCCACGCCATCCATCACCGCATCCGGATCGACGCCAGACTGCTGGCGCAGGCGGGAGAATTCCTTGAAGCCGGCACGAAAGATCTGCTCCACGCCGCAGTCCGGGTCCGGGTTGCTGCCGGCCTGGCGATACAGCTTGGACAGGTCGATACCCGACCAGAAGCGCTCCTCGAACATTTCCAGCGACTTCTTGGCGGCACGCAGCATGGTGCTGCGCTGGAAGATCATCACCCATGACGTGACCGAGGCGGCCACCAGAATGAGCATGACCAGCTGCACCACGAAACTGGCGTTGCTGATCAGGCTCCACATGGACATATGGTCTACGGCGGCGTTAGCTTCCACGCTTACTCTCCTGCAGGGGGTAGACCCGCGACACTGGCGAAGGCTGCACGCAGCGCTTCGGGAATGGCCCGGGGTTTCAAACTGTCGGCGCGCACACAGGCCACCACGAACTGCCCTTCACAGAGCAGCGCCTTGTCCGTGACCCGCCTTACCTGTTGACGAAAGCGCAGGCTGGCACGGTTTAACTCGATTACATCGGCCGTCACAAAAAGTTCGTCGTCCAGCTTGGCGGGCGCGTGATAGCGCGCTTCGGCCGAATGCACGACGAACAGCAGGTCTTCCGCCACCAGCGCAGACTGGGCAAAACCCAGTTCACGCAGGCGCTCGGTACGAGCCCGCTCCATGAATTTGAGGTAGTTGACGTAATAAACGATGCCGCCGGCATCGGTATCTTCGTAATACACCCGACAACGGTGGGCAAAAGGCTGGGCCTCGATTTGCGCGCGCATACTCTAGTGCTTACTCCCGGCCTTGCCAATTGGCCAAGCCCCTGTTTTTAAACTATTCGTCGCTTCCCGCGAAGAGATCGGCAACCGGCGCCTCGACCATGCGCCCCGGCAGATTGAGGCCGAAGTGCAGGTAGGCATGCCGCGTCACCACCCGCCCGCGCGGCGTGCGCATGATATACCCCTGCTGGATCAGATAGGGCTCCAGCACGTCTTCGATGGTCCCGCGCTCCTCGCCAATGGCTGCAGCCAGGTTGTCGAGGCCGACCGGCCCGCCGTCGAACTTGTCGATCATCGCCAGCAGTAGACGCCGGTCCTGGTGATCGAAGCCACGTTCATCGACATCCAGCATGTTCAGCGCCTGATCGGCCACGCTACGACTGATCTGCCCACCCGCCCGCACCTCGGCGAAATCGCGCACCCGGCGCAGCAGGCGATTGGCAATACGCGGCGTACCCCGGGCGCGCCGAGCAATCTCGAACGCGCCGTCGGCATCCAGGGCCAGGCCGAGAATACTGGCGGAGCGACTGACAATGGTCGCCAGATCGGCACTGGAATAGAACTCCAGGCGCTGGACGATGCCGAAACGGTCGCGCAGCGGATTGGTCAGCATGCCGGCCCGGGTGGTTGCACCGACCAGGGTGAACGGCGGGAGGTCCAGCTTGATCGAACGGGCGGCCGGACCTTCACCGATCATGATGTCGAGCTGGAAGTCCTCCATCGCCGGGTACAGCACTTCCTCGATGATCGGCGACAGACGATGAATCTCGTCGATAAACAGCACGTCACCGGCTTCCAGATTGGTCAGCAGCGCGGCCAGATCGCCCGGACGCTCCAGCACCGGGCCAGACGTACTCTTGATCGACACGCCCATTTCCTGGGCGATGATATTGGCCAGAGTGGTCTTGCCCAGCCCTGGCGGGCCGAAGATCAAGGTGTGATCGAGGGCTTCCGAGCGGCCCTTGGCGGCCTGGATGAACAGCTCCATCTGCTCGCGGACAATCGGCTGGCCAATATAGTCGGCCAGCGACAGCGGACGAATGGCGCGATCCAGCTGCTCGTCACGCTCGCGGCCACTGGCGGTTATCAGGCGGTCGGCTTCAATCACGGGTTAAACCATCCCCTTCAATGAGCGGCGAATCAACTCTTCACTGGAGAGGCCGTCTTCCTGCACCGCAGCCACGGCCTTGCTGGCCTCCTGCGGCTTGAAGCCGAGGGATATCAGCGCGCTCACGGCGTCGCTCTCCGCGCTTGAGACTGCCACGCCGGCGCGGGGTTCCACCACCAGGGTGGCGATGGACGGCACGCTTTCCCAGGCCTTGAAGCGATCTTTCAGCTCGACCAGCAAGCGCTCGGCGGTTTTCTTGCCGACGCCGGGGACTTTCACCAGGGTCGAGGTATCTCCGGCCTGCACGCAGCGCACCAGCTCGTCCACTTCCAGGCCGGACATCAGCGCCAGCGCCAGCTTGGGGCCGACGCCATTCAAGCGGATCAGCTCGCGAAACAGTTCGCGCTCGCGCTTCTCGGCGAAGCCGTAGAGCAGATGGGCATCCTCGCGCACCACCAGATGGGTGTGCAGGGTCACCGGCTCGCCCAGCGACGGCAGGCGATACAGCGTGGTCATCGGCACTTCCAGCTCGTAGCCGACGCCATTCACATCGACCAGCAGGTGCGGCGGCTGTTTTTCCGCCAGGGTGCCTTTCAGGCGTCCGATCACGACTTATCTTCCTTCTATCTATTACAGGCGCAGACGGCCGCCGCGCCGCTTGGCGCCGACCAGGCCATGGGGAATCAGACTTTGCCGATGGTGGGCATGACACAAGGCAATAGCCAGGGCATCGGAGGCATCGATCTGCGGCTTCTGCACCAGCTTGAGCAGGTGCATGACCATCATCTGCACCTGCTGCTTGTCCGCCCCGCCGGTGCCGGCAATCGCCTGCTTGACCTGGGTAGCGGTGTACTCGCTGATCTCCAGCCCCGCCTCGACCCCGGCGACTATCGCCGCGCCGCGGGCCTGACCGAGCTTGAGCGCCGAGTCGGCGTTCTTCGCCATGAACACCTGTTCGATGCCCATGGTCACCGGCCCGTGCAGGCGGATCACCTCGCTGACGCCGCGAAAGACGATCTGCAGGCGCTCGGGCAACGGGCCGTTGCCGGTACGAATGCAGCCCGAAGCGACATACTCGCAGCCACGACCGGTATCGCGCACCACACCGTAACCGGTGATACGAGAACCGGGGTCGATACCCAAAATCAGCGTCATGCCCTGCCGTTCGCTCCGGGTGCCGGCAAACGCCGCCACACTGTCTATTTATCCAGCTCAGGAGTATACGGGTCGACTACCAGCGGCGTCACCCGGCCCGCACAGATAAAAAAGCCGGAAGCGCCTGGGGCGACTTCCGGCTTGTTACCCGCAGACAGGATCAGTCCAGCTGCTCCATGATCTCGTCGGGGATTTCCGCGTTGTGGTAGACCTCCTGCACATCATCGAGGTCTTCCAGCATGTCGATCAGCTTCATGACCTTCTTTGCGGTTTCCAGGTCAGCCACCGGCGCACTGATCGAGGGGATCATGGCGACTTCCGCCTCCTCGCCCTTGAAACCGGCTGCCGTCAGCGCCTCGTTGACCGACAGGAACTCGGCAAAACTGGTCGACACCAACGCCGAACCATCTTCACCCATCTCCACGTCATCGGCACCGGCTTCCAACGCCGCTTCCATCAAGGCATCTTCGCTGACGCCCGGAGCGAAGCTGATCTGCCCCTTGCGCTCGAACATATAGGCCACCGAGCCATCGGTACCAAGGTTGCCGCCACACTTGGTGAAGGCATGGCGCACTTCGGCGGCGGTGCGGTTGCGATTGTCGGTCATGACCTCGACGATGATGGCCACGCCGCTGGGCGCATAGCCTTCGTAGCTGAACTCGACGACGTTGTCGGCTTCGTTATTGCCGGCGCCGCGGGCAATCGCCCGGTCGATCACGTCACGTGACATGTTGGCGGTCAGCGCCTTGTCCACAGCCAGGCGCAGCCGCGGGTTGTCCGCCGGCAACGGGCCGCCATGTTTAGCCGCGACGGTCAGCTCACGAATCAGCTTGGTGAAGATCTTGCCGCGCTTGGCGTCCTGACGCCCTTTGCGGTGCTTGATGTTGGCCCACTTGGAATGACCAGCCATAACTCACTCCGTATTTCTCACTGAAGATTGCACGGGTATAAAAATTCGCACCCCATAACGAAGAAGCCTGGAAATCCAGGCTTCTCGTAGCGGCTTATTCGGCCTTGGCTTGCTCGCGCAGGCGAATGTGCAGCTCGCGCAGCGCCTTGTTATCCACCACACCCGGCGCCTGGGTCATGACGCAGGCCGCGCTCTGGGTTTTCGGGAAGGCGATCACTTCGCGGATCGAGCTGGCGCCGGTCATCAGCATGACCAGGCGATCCAGGCCGAAGGCCAGGCCACCGTGGGGCGGCGCACCGAATTTCAGCGCATCGAGGAGGAAGCCGAACTTCTCCTGCTGCTCTTCTTCGCTGATGCCCAGCACGCGGAACACGGTCTGCTGCATGGCCTTGTCGTGGATACGGATCGAACCGCCACCCAGTTCGGTGCCGTTCAGGACCATGTCGTAGGCACGCGACAGCGCGGTCGCCGGGTCGGCTTCCAGCTCTTGCGGGCTGCAGCTTGGCGCGGTGAACGGGTGGTGCATGGCGGTCAGGCTGCCATCGTCGTTTTCCTCGAACATCGGGAAGTCGACCACCCACAGCGGCGCCCACTCGCAGGTCAGCAGATTCAGGTCATGACCGAGCTTGATGCGCAGGGCACCGAGGGCTTCGCTGACGATCTTGGCCTTGTCGGCGCCGAAGAACACGATATCGCCGTCAACCGCACCGACGCGATCGAGGATCACGTTGATGTTGTCCAGCGGGATGTTCTTGACGATCGGCGACTGCAGACCGTCGACGCCCTGAGCACGCTCGTTGACCTTGATGTAGGCCAGGCCCTTGGCGCCGTAGATACCGACGAACTTGGTGTAGTCGTCGATCTGCTTGCGCGGCATGCTCGCCCCGCCCGGTACGCGCAGCGCGGTCACGCGGCATTTCGGATCGTTGGCCGGGCCGGCAAACACCTTGAAGTCGACGTCCTTGAGCTGGTCTTCCACATCCACCAGCTCCAGCGGAATGCGCAGGTCCGGCTTGTCCGAACCGAAGCGACGCATGGCTTCGGCCAGGGTCATGTGCGGCAGCTCGCCGAACTCGACGTCCAGCACTTCCTTGAACAGGTTGCGGATCATGGTCTCGGTGATGCCCATGATGTCTTTTTCATCGAGGAAGCTGGTCTCGATGTCGATCTGGGTGAATTCCGGCTGACGGTCGGCGCGCAGGTCTTCGTCACGGAAGCACTTGGCGATCTGGTAGTAGCGGTCGAAGCCGGCCACCATCAGCAGCTGCTTGAACAGCTGCGGCGACTGCGGCAGGGCGAAGAAGCTACCAGCGTGGGTGCGGCTCGGCACCAGGTAGTCGCGCGCGCCTTCCGGAGTAGCGCGAGTGAGGATCGGCGTCTCGACGTCGAGGAAGCCATTCTCGTCCAGGTAGCGGCGGATGCTCGAGGTGATGCGCGAGCGCAGCTTGAGCTTCTCGGCCATTTCCGGGCGACGCAGGTCGATGAAGCGGTAGCGCAGACGGGTCTCTTCGCCAACGTCGGTGTATTCGTTGAGCGGGAACGGTGGAGTTTCCGCTTCGTTGAGCACTTCCAGCTCGTAACCCAGCACTTCGATGGCGCCGGAGGCCATGTTGGCGTTACGCGCGCCTTCCGGACGCAGGCGAACCTTGCCGGTGATCTTGACCACGTACTCGCTGCGCACGCGGTCGGCCTTGGCGAAGGTCTCGGCGCGATCCGGATCGAACACCACCTGAGCCAGACCTTCACGGTCACGGATATCGAGGAAGATCACGCCACCGTGGTCACGACGACGATGGACCCAACCGCAAAGGGTGATTTCCTGACCGTCCAGGCTCTCGTTCAACTGGCCGCAATAGTGGCTGCGCATCATGATGGTGGTTCGCTTCTCTAATCAGTCTTGAATTCGTCGGGGCGGCCAACTGGCGGCGCCGGGGCCGTTTACACAGCACTCGTAAGCCGCGCGGGGCTTGCCACAAGGGCCAGGACGAGCATTTTCTTCAATTCGGACGCGGAGCAGGTCAAGCAATCGACCAGCGGTGCAGCAGGCAGGCGCATGCCCGCATCCGGGGCAAGGGGCGGGATTATATATGGTTAATTGCCACCGCGCAGCCGCCCGCCCCGCCGCTTTCGCCACTGCTTTCTATACTGTCGATTCAGCCCCTGCGGAGACCTGACATGGCCACGCCACGCCCTGCCGACCTTTCCAGCGACCTGCTGGATGATTTTCGCCTCGACACGGCCGAGCAATTGCCCCGCTGCGAGCAACTGCTCATCGAACTGGAGCGCCATCCGCAGGACAACGCCCGGCTGCGCGAGCTGTTTCGGGTGGTGCATACGCTCAAGGGCAACCTCGGCTACGTCGAGCTGAACAGCTTGCTGCCCCTCCCCCAAGCCATGGAAGACGTACTGGCACGACTGCGCGAGGGCGAACTGGAGTTCGACAGCCTGCTGGGCGATATCCTCCTGCTCAGTCTCGACCACCTGCGCAGCCTGATCGACGAAGCCCTCGGCGGTGCACAGGCCGCGCTCGACCCACGCGCCTTCAACAGCCTGTGCCAAGCCCTGCAAGCACTGGCTGCAGCCCCAGCAGCACGGCAAACGGAAATCCGCCGCACCCTTCTGCAACACCTGGATCCCGCCACCCGCCTGCAGCCCGTCGAACTGCCCAGTCAATCGCACACCCACAAGCTGCTCGCCGAGCACGGCATCCAAGCCGATGCGGACCTGCTGTTCTTCAGCGAACTGATGGAAGCCGGCGAACACCGCTCGCACTACTGGCATGGTCGCGGTCAGCGCCTGCTCAGCCTAGCCCTGAGCATGAATGCGGCGGCAGGCGCACCGGTAGAACCGGCACAACTGGCGGCAGCGGTCTGCCTGCACGACCTGGGCATGGCCTTTCTGCCGCTCGATCTGCTGCACAAGGAAGAGCACCTGAGCCGCGAGGAGCGCAGACAGATGCAGGCCCACCCACGCCAGGCCTTCGAGCTACTAAAGCGCATGCCGGACTGGGCCAGCGCGGCAGAAATCATCCTGCAACATCAGGAACACGCCGACGGCAGCGGCTATCCGAAAGGTCTGCGCGAGAGTGAAATCCACCCCGGCGCGCTGATCCTCAATATCGCCGACACCTTCGACGCCCGCACCCATGAGCGCGCCCACCAGACCCTGAGCAAACGCCCGCGCCTGCGTGCCATCCTGGAAATCAACAATCATTCCGCCCGGCAGTTCAGCGCTTACTGGGTCGAGATATTCAACCGCACATTGCAACAGAACCCGGAACTGACGCGCCTCTGAAACCCAAAGAATGCAGCGTTATAGGCCCAGAACATCGCATCTATTGATATAAGCCAAGGTCGCACCTGGGGTGCCCCGTGATAGGCTCGAACCATTACGGGGAGCGTCTACCCCGGCCACCTGAGAGGAGAAGCAAGACATGGAAATCAACATCGGCATCGCCGAACAGGACCGCGCTGCCATCGCCGAAGGGCTGTCCCGCCTGCTGGCGGACACCTACACCCTGTACCTGAAGACCCACAACTTTCACTGGAACGTTACCGGCCCGATGTTCAACACCCTGCACCTGATGTTCGAGGCGCAGTACACCGAACTTTCACTGGCTGTCGACATGATTGCCGAGCGCATCCGCGCCCTCGGCTTTCCGGCACCAGGCACCTACGCCGCCTACTCGCGCCTGTCGTCGATCAAGGAAGAGGAAGGCGTGCCGGCTGCCCAGGAGATGATCAAGCTGCTGGTACAGGGCCAGGAGGCTGTAGTGCGCACTGCGCGCGGCATCTTCCCGCTGCTGGAAAAAGTCAGTGACGAACCAACCGCCGACCTGCTCACCCAGCGCATGCAAGTGCACGAAAAGACCGCCTGGATGCTGCGCAGCCTGCTGGCCGCCTGATACTCTTCAAAAATGAGAGCAAAGGCCCGGTCAGACCGGGCCTTTTGCCAGGCGCAACCGCGCTGTCTAATCTAATCTTTGCCTATTCGCCCACCTCGCCACAGTGACGTGCATGAGCCAGCCGCCAAAAGCTCCTTCCATTCTCGAACTATTCCCGGAAGAGACCCGCGAAGCTGCGGCGCTGCTCAAACAAGCCGTGCCGCACATGATGCGCCACGATATTCCGCCGAACCCCATGCACTACGCGCTCTGGTACACCTACAGCAGGGGCCTGGAGCCGGATCTAAATCGTCGCCTGGACAAGATCGTCAAGGACTTCGACAGCTTCCCCCCGGAAAGCGCACTGAAATTGTTCCGCGATTTCATCATCCGCGGCGAAATCGAAGATGCCCGCGCCGGACAGCAACAAGTAATGGACCTGGTCGATGACATCGAAGTCGATGTGTCGCACAGCGTGACTGGCAGCCAGCATTACCAGAACAGCCTGACTCTAGGCCTGGCCGCACTGCAGGAGCCCGTCACCGAAGACCTGCCCAACGTGCTCAGCGATCTGCAGCAAAGCACCCAGGAAATGCAGGAGCAGCAGGAAAAATTCCTCTACCGCCTGCGCGCCGCCCAAGCCGAGATCCAGCATCTGCGCAGCCAGCTGGAGCGAGCCCACATGGCCGCGACTCTGGACAGCCTGACCAACGTCTTCAACCGCCACGCTTTCAGCCGCCTGCTCGAACAGGCGCTGAGCACAGACCAACACGGCCTGGCTTTGGTCATGCTCGACATCGACCACTTCAAGCTGTTCAACGACCAGTACGGCCACCCTCTTGGTGACCGAGTCCTGCAGCATGTCGGCCAGCTACTGCGCGACCTGCTGCCACCTCGCGGGGTAGCCGCTCGCTACGGCGGCGAAGAATTTTGCGTCATCCTGCGCGATTGTTTCGACCTGCACAGCGCCCATGCCTTCGCCGAACAACTGCGCCTGAAAATTCAGGCACTACGTATCAAGGTACGCAGCACCGACAAGATTCTCGACACGGTCACCGCCTCCTTTGGCCTGGCCCTGGCGAACAACAGCGACACCTTCGAAAGCCTGCTGACCAGAGCCGACGACGCCCTCTACCAGGCCAAACGCAATGGCCGCAACCAGATCCACCCCGCCACCCCGGAAACTGCGCTAAGCGCATGATTTGAGTAGCCATCCGCTTTGCGGTTAAATACGCCCGTGTTGCACGGCCCTGAGCGGTCGCAACATAGGCGGGACACCCCCGCTTCACCCCTGCCCACTCAATACCCGGGCACCGCGCAACACTTCGCTCGTCCTTTTTTGCCAGCGTTTAACAGTGAGTTCATTGAACATGTTGAAGATTGTCCACCTGTTTACGGGCGTCACCGCCCTGCTGCTCTCCTTCATTCCCAGCCTGCACCCTGAAGCCCTACCCTATCTGCAACAAGCTGACGCGCTGTACCTCGCCCTT
Encoded here:
- a CDS encoding GGDEF domain-containing protein, which produces MSQPPKAPSILELFPEETREAAALLKQAVPHMMRHDIPPNPMHYALWYTYSRGLEPDLNRRLDKIVKDFDSFPPESALKLFRDFIIRGEIEDARAGQQQVMDLVDDIEVDVSHSVTGSQHYQNSLTLGLAALQEPVTEDLPNVLSDLQQSTQEMQEQQEKFLYRLRAAQAEIQHLRSQLERAHMAATLDSLTNVFNRHAFSRLLEQALSTDQHGLALVMLDIDHFKLFNDQYGHPLGDRVLQHVGQLLRDLLPPRGVAARYGGEEFCVILRDCFDLHSAHAFAEQLRLKIQALRIKVRSTDKILDTVTASFGLALANNSDTFESLLTRADDALYQAKRNGRNQIHPATPETALSA